A region of Rhodospirillales bacterium DNA encodes the following proteins:
- a CDS encoding ATP-binding cassette domain-containing protein, whose amino-acid sequence MACDRTASGAPGKTAIRARGPAPGARSGSFDGEDRGRTRGTALLHGGADDRTRGPPHASAGATVRTHRRPGGRVVPVARHRPHAWLSTPLSMAGAREFILQISERYDTQIEERGRNLPGGQRQRIAIARALLMGPRALIFDDAKNALHVETGVIMRQDMARIAKERTVVIIAHRESAPAMCTIRTDIMNGEICE is encoded by the coding sequence ATGGCGTGCGACCGTACGGCATCGGGGGCGCCGGGGAAAACCGCAATTCGCGCGCGGGGCCCGGCGCCGGGCGCGCGAAGCGGGTCCTTCGATGGGGAGGATCGGGGCCGGACCCGCGGGACGGCGCTTCTCCACGGGGGCGCCGATGATCGAACCCGCGGCCCTCCGCATGCATCGGCCGGTGCTACGGTCCGCACGCACCGCCGTCCCGGAGGCCGCGTTGTCCCGGTCGCTCGCCATCGCCCCCATGCTTGGCTATCCACGCCGCTATCGATGGCCGGCGCGCGCGAGTTCATCCTCCAGATTTCCGAACGCTACGACACGCAGATTGAGGAGCGAGGGAGGAACCTGCCCGGCGGCCAGCGGCAGCGCATCGCCATCGCGCGGGCGCTGTTGATGGGCCCGCGCGCCTTGATCTTCGACGATGCCAAGAACGCGCTGCACGTGGAGACAGGGGTGATCATGCGGCAGGACATGGCGAGGATTGCGAAGGAGCGGACGGTTGTCATCATTGCGCACCGTGAGTCAGCCCCTGCCATGTGTACGATTCGAACCGACATCATGAACGGCGAGATTTGCGAATAG
- a CDS encoding tripartite tricarboxylate transporter substrate binding protein has protein sequence MTGLRRRDIMIGGALAMAGAAPAGAQGAWPTKQPIRWVVPYTAGGFTDLSTRIPLAHVADALGQSVVVDNKPGANSIIGAEIVAKAPPDGYTMLTVIAAHAANATLYKGRLPFDAVKSFTPISLVTIAPLILTVANALPVKSVPELIAYAKANPGKVSFGSSGVGAAAHLTSELMKQVCGIEMTHVPYKGTAPALADLVAGNLHMLIDSPSGVMAQVRAGKIRALAMLSKERVPGADEVPTIVENGGPPIESSSWAMYLAPAGTPKDIVERLSAETAKALKRPDVAKRLVELGVLAAGYDPAASAAFLDAEIAKWGKVITAADVKIE, from the coding sequence ATGACGGGATTGAGGCGTCGGGACATCATGATCGGCGGCGCGCTGGCGATGGCCGGCGCGGCGCCGGCCGGCGCGCAGGGCGCGTGGCCGACCAAGCAGCCGATCCGCTGGGTGGTGCCGTACACGGCCGGCGGGTTCACCGACCTGTCGACGCGCATCCCGCTGGCGCACGTCGCCGACGCGCTGGGCCAGAGCGTCGTGGTCGACAACAAGCCGGGCGCCAACTCGATCATCGGCGCCGAGATCGTCGCCAAGGCGCCGCCCGACGGCTACACGATGCTGACGGTGATCGCGGCCCACGCCGCCAACGCCACGCTGTACAAGGGCAGGCTGCCGTTCGACGCGGTCAAGAGCTTCACGCCGATCTCGCTGGTCACCATCGCGCCCTTGATCCTGACGGTGGCGAACGCGCTGCCGGTGAAGTCGGTGCCCGAGCTGATCGCCTACGCCAAGGCCAATCCCGGCAAGGTGTCGTTCGGCTCGTCGGGCGTCGGCGCCGCCGCGCACCTGACCAGCGAGCTGATGAAGCAGGTCTGCGGCATCGAGATGACGCACGTGCCCTACAAGGGCACCGCGCCGGCGCTGGCCGACCTGGTCGCCGGCAACCTGCACATGCTGATCGACTCGCCGTCCGGCGTGATGGCGCAGGTCCGCGCCGGCAAGATCCGCGCGCTGGCGATGCTGTCGAAGGAGCGCGTGCCCGGCGCCGACGAGGTGCCGACCATCGTCGAGAACGGCGGGCCGCCGATCGAATCGTCGAGCTGGGCGATGTATCTGGCGCCGGCCGGTACGCCCAAGGACATCGTCGAGCGCCTGTCGGCCGAGACCGCCAAGGCGTTGAAGCGGCCGGACGTCGCCAAGCGCCTGGTCGAGCTGGGCGTGCTCGCCGCCGGCTACGACCCCGCCGCCTCGGCCGCCTTCCTCGACGCCGAGATCGCGAAGTGGGGCAAGGTCATCACCGCCGCCGACGTCAAGATCGAGTAG
- a CDS encoding isocitrate lyase/PEP mutase family protein, translating to MTAPERLRALLAAPGFVTMPAVWDGISAKLAAGAGFQTAFLSGSCVAASRLGGPDLDLVSFGEMFDSFNMVHAAAPNTLVLADGDHGYGNAMNVQRTVAAYGRAGAAAVLIEDKITPRALTAAGKPCLPREEARMKIRAAVAAAKESGICVLARTDCRPTQGIDEAVARIEMYVAEGADILFLDSPEDDAEIRRAVAAAGGRPSFAVLSPGAPRSTPSRAQAAALGLKIGTYPTGMLSPAIAGMKAGLAALVAGEAASTTALPPAELRDTLGYGDYDTHAKQFIAKA from the coding sequence ATGACCGCCCCCGAACGTCTCCGCGCCCTGCTCGCCGCCCCCGGCTTCGTCACGATGCCGGCGGTGTGGGACGGCATCAGCGCCAAGCTGGCGGCCGGCGCCGGATTCCAGACGGCGTTCCTCTCCGGCTCCTGCGTCGCGGCCAGCCGGCTGGGCGGACCCGACCTCGACCTGGTGTCGTTCGGCGAGATGTTCGACTCGTTCAACATGGTCCACGCCGCGGCGCCGAACACGCTCGTCCTGGCCGACGGCGACCACGGCTACGGCAACGCCATGAACGTGCAACGCACCGTCGCCGCCTACGGCCGCGCCGGCGCCGCCGCCGTGCTGATCGAGGACAAGATCACGCCGCGCGCGCTGACGGCGGCGGGCAAGCCGTGCCTGCCGCGCGAGGAGGCGCGCATGAAGATCCGCGCCGCCGTCGCGGCCGCGAAGGAGTCCGGCATCTGCGTGCTGGCGCGCACCGACTGCCGGCCGACCCAGGGCATCGACGAGGCCGTGGCGCGCATCGAGATGTACGTCGCGGAGGGCGCCGACATCCTGTTCCTCGACTCGCCCGAGGACGACGCCGAGATCCGCCGCGCCGTCGCCGCCGCCGGCGGCCGGCCGTCCTTCGCCGTGCTGTCGCCGGGCGCGCCGCGGTCGACGCCGTCGCGCGCGCAGGCCGCGGCGCTGGGCCTGAAGATCGGCACCTATCCCACGGGCATGCTGTCGCCGGCCATCGCCGGCATGAAGGCCGGGCTGGCGGCGCTGGTCGCCGGCGAGGCCGCCTCCACGACCGCCCTGCCGCCCGCCGAGCTGCGCGACACGCTCGGCTACGGCGACTACGACACCCACGCCAAGCAGTTCATCGCCAAGGCGTGA